ATTGTTGGCCTGGAATTCACCTATCAGCTCTTCGTCCGTTAGTTCAGATAAATTGGTTGCCAATTGATATTTATACTCTAATAATTAAAAAAATGTTTCAGACAGTGTAAGAATTTTAAGCAAATGAATTTATAAATCAAAATATTACAGCGGAGGTTTTAGTTCCCATTACAGTAAAATTACCGGTTTTCAGGCAAAATCACTGAAAAATCTCCGCCAGAAGGATCGTAATGACGGTTTTGGGGTCGGCTGAAGAGGTTTTTACCGTCAGATCAGCCTTAAAAAGGGCACGTGCAATTCTTAAGAGCCTCTGGTCCCTGTAATACATGGCTGCCTTTTTGTAGTCCTTGTAATAAAAGGGATGGGTTCCAATAATTCTTGCAGCCTCGTTATCGGGTACATTGCTCCTTGTAAGTTCAGGCACCTGTGCAACTGCCGTAAAGTACCTGTTCAGCATGGAGATAATAAAAAGAACTTCTTTCCCCTTGTCCAGGAGGTTATATGCTGTTTCCAGAGCCTTTGTTTTATTGCCTGCACCCAGTGCATTCTGAAGGTCGAAAATTGTAAACTCTTTTAAGGCCGAAGAGATATTAAAAATCACTTCACGCGTAATTTCCCTTCCCTCGCCAAGGTAAGCAAAGATCTTCTGGAGCTGCATTTCAATGAGGCTCCTGTTCTCCCCTATGGTATCGATAAGAAGCGCCGCGTTTTCCGGAGAGATAACCTTGCTTTTTTTGGCTGCGTATTTGACAATCCAGGAAGCCAGTTCATTCCCTTTGAGCTCGTTGGCCTCGAAAAGGTATCCTTTCTTAAGAAATGTAAAATAAGGCTCGGCCTCTACGTTTGTAATATTGCCCAGCTTTGTAAAAACTACTGTCGTAAAGGAGGGAGGATTTTCTACAAAAGCCTTCAGCTTTTTTTTATCCCCCTTTAACTCATCAAAGTCCTTTACAATCATCAGTTTTTTTTCACTTCCGAACGGGAAGGCGGAGGCTGCATCAATTACCTCCATTGCGGTTCTTTCCCTTCCGCTTATTACTTCCTTGTCAAAGTCGCTGGAAAGATAAGGCTGCAAGGCCACTTCAACGGCTCTTGCAGCGTTTTCAATGCTGTAGCTGTCTTCGCCATAGAAGAAGTAAACGGGAAGGAAAGTATCCTTCTTAAGGAACTTTCCTATTGTATATATAGACGGTACGGGAACTTTCGATTTTGCCATTTATCAGCGGGTTTCAAATATACTGTTTACTTTCTTAAATCTTTTTTCTACTGTAACCTTGTCCATTGCAACCGGATTTATAGGTCTTCCGTCGTTGGGGCCCATTTGGGGCTTTATTTTCTCAGATGCAATTTTATCCACAACGTTCATCCCTTTAATGACCCTGCCGAAAATGGTATAATTTTTAGGAAGCTGCGGAGCGTCGTCTAAAATGATGAAAAACTGCGAGGAATTAGTATTCGGGCCGCGGTTAGCCA
The DNA window shown above is from Ignavibacteria bacterium and carries:
- the holA gene encoding DNA polymerase III subunit delta, producing the protein MAKSKVPVPSIYTIGKFLKKDTFLPVYFFYGEDSYSIENAARAVEVALQPYLSSDFDKEVISGRERTAMEVIDAASAFPFGSEKKLMIVKDFDELKGDKKKLKAFVENPPSFTTVVFTKLGNITNVEAEPYFTFLKKGYLFEANELKGNELASWIVKYAAKKSKVISPENAALLIDTIGENRSLIEMQLQKIFAYLGEGREITREVIFNISSALKEFTIFDLQNALGAGNKTKALETAYNLLDKGKEVLFIISMLNRYFTAVAQVPELTRSNVPDNEAARIIGTHPFYYKDYKKAAMYYRDQRLLRIARALFKADLTVKTSSADPKTVITILLAEIFQ